A single region of the Bacteroides luhongzhouii genome encodes:
- a CDS encoding DUF5053 domain-containing protein has protein sequence MIDINACLPTPEMKADFERFKTLSTQEERDAFKKEMQAKYNALPEDQREAYKKASESGLKATVDACNDFIERAEEAILRDKLGELPEAISFSYIAKKYFGKSRNWLYQRINGNIVNGKKARFTDNELQTFLNALKDVSEMIHQTSLKLG, from the coding sequence ATGATAGATATAAACGCTTGTTTGCCAACGCCCGAAATGAAAGCGGATTTTGAAAGATTTAAAACCTTATCTACACAAGAAGAAAGGGACGCTTTCAAAAAAGAAATGCAAGCCAAATATAACGCACTGCCAGAAGATCAGCGAGAAGCCTATAAAAAAGCGTCTGAATCCGGACTAAAAGCAACCGTAGACGCTTGCAATGATTTCATAGAAAGAGCGGAAGAAGCTATATTGCGAGATAAGCTCGGAGAACTGCCGGAGGCTATTTCGTTTAGCTATATCGCAAAGAAGTATTTCGGTAAGTCAAGAAATTGGCTATATCAAAGAATTAACGGTAACATCGTAAACGGGAAAAAGGCTCGCTTTACTGATAATGAACTTCAAACATTTTTAAATGCCTTGAAGGACGTAAGCGAAATGATTCATCAAACATCGCTTAAACTCGGTTAA
- a CDS encoding collagen-like protein produces MTIQIKNKAIPSSPRSKNYPSGAIVNVSSGGGTGMTTNGGGSNVTILGKDDLRSATDLNVFSSLRTLAEILSIIVTKDDTETKLTDSNVLSSLRVNKELDTINEKFKEAIDALKDLYLSKIAPDETQFLIKLLGGLIVDNGLDVTKGISTDTLTATTIDADTTKTAILTATEVTTQILNILDKLIAKSATFSGDISSNDYAEGLIGWLIGKDGHIDAKSLRLRDFLEVPELRYNRVSIVSGEEWNAPGGGIIESVDTENGIIYLKLEPGEIAEIEVDDICKGIFNNSTGFQTTYFRITEKIGDSTFKYALRSGTTAHPCKAMHFVSYGNFTNKERQKSSYSTQSYARYLMGVNSWEITKEMIAMQLGDLSNLKLFGIEMTGHSAYLRNVYMTGTIKQLSNDGITEVPVPAFKGVWTPGTYWYYDEVVCNGSTWICIADKTIQEPTDNSTDWLKYVSKGETGVKGDKGDKGDKGDTGATGAKGDKGDTGPTGSQGIPGTSQYFHVKYSANANGNPMSDTPNTYIGTAVTTSATAPTGYASYKWVQLKGSQGPKGEQGIAGPTGANGQTSYLHIKYSDNGTTFTANNGETPGAYIGQYTDFTAADSNTFSAYTWTKVKGDKGDKGDKGDTGATGAKGDKGDTGPTGSQGIPGTSQYFHVKYSANANGNPMSDTPNTYIGTAVTTSATAPTGYASYKWVQLKGSQGPKGEQGIAGPTGANGQTSYLHIKYSDNGTTFTANNGETPGAYIGQYTDFTAADSNTFSAYTWTKVKGDKGDKGDKGDTGATGAKGDKGDTGPTGSQGIPGTSQYFHVKYSANANGNPMSDTPNTYIGTAVTTSATAPTGYASYKWVQLKGSQGPKGEQGIAGPTGANGQTSYLHIKYSDNGTTFTANNGETPGAYIGQYTDFTAADSNTFSAYTWTKVKGDKGDKGDKGDTGATGATGLPGALIRPRGEWKANTNYVNNTQYRDTIIYNGNTYSCRADHNSGSSFDVTKWTLFNEFINVATQLLVAQNATIDILGTSGLFVGNLSKTQGWLIKGGSIKHNVTGLELTADGKLSLPATGAMLVGNKTFISNGKIVTDFIDVDKLAVTNLAAIKGTIAGFEIANNRIGVADSDKGGVYSGLSLNRDFIKFSESDTWVGIGTNVFPSSTGMKCLARCEYTGNVNSGVALYAKFRPKEASSWYAQRAIQYDGNVFGIGRRAIFEDGYVGAAYTDIITSNIANTHTYVFTSISSTLVAINLPGRAQLEKLGISNNTFFELRIMVTWEPGSNKWLRIKGCTDGRLLMGVNVANANLWGDGCADISGGNMFRIRYMNSHYYL; encoded by the coding sequence ATGACGATTCAAATAAAAAATAAAGCTATTCCATCATCGCCTCGGTCGAAAAACTATCCGTCCGGGGCGATTGTAAACGTGTCGTCTGGCGGTGGTACTGGAATGACTACCAACGGCGGCGGATCAAACGTCACTATTCTAGGAAAAGACGATTTGAGATCGGCGACAGATTTAAATGTTTTCTCATCTCTTCGCACGCTTGCGGAGATATTATCTATAATTGTAACGAAAGACGACACCGAAACGAAGCTAACAGATAGTAATGTTTTATCGTCACTCCGAGTAAACAAAGAACTTGATACAATCAACGAAAAGTTTAAGGAGGCTATCGACGCTTTAAAAGACTTATATCTATCCAAAATAGCGCCAGACGAAACGCAATTTCTTATCAAGTTGTTAGGCGGTTTAATCGTTGATAACGGGCTAGATGTAACGAAGGGTATTTCTACGGATACATTAACCGCAACGACGATAGATGCCGATACAACAAAAACGGCAATACTAACCGCAACGGAGGTAACGACGCAAATACTCAACATTCTTGATAAACTGATTGCCAAATCAGCTACTTTTTCCGGTGATATATCCTCAAATGATTACGCAGAAGGCTTAATCGGTTGGCTAATCGGCAAAGACGGTCATATAGATGCAAAATCTCTTCGTCTACGTGATTTCCTTGAAGTTCCTGAATTACGCTACAACCGCGTATCAATCGTTTCGGGTGAAGAGTGGAACGCTCCGGGCGGTGGGATTATCGAATCAGTAGACACAGAGAACGGAATTATCTATCTAAAGCTAGAACCGGGCGAAATAGCAGAAATAGAGGTAGACGATATTTGCAAAGGTATATTCAACAACTCAACCGGATTTCAAACCACTTATTTTCGTATTACTGAAAAGATCGGTGATTCTACGTTTAAATATGCGCTTCGTTCTGGTACAACCGCACACCCTTGCAAGGCTATGCACTTCGTTTCGTATGGTAACTTCACAAACAAAGAGCGGCAAAAATCGAGCTACTCGACACAAAGCTATGCTCGTTATCTGATGGGTGTTAACAGTTGGGAGATTACAAAGGAAATGATTGCTATGCAGTTGGGAGACTTGTCTAACTTAAAGTTGTTTGGTATCGAAATGACCGGACATAGTGCGTATCTCCGCAATGTGTATATGACAGGGACTATCAAGCAATTATCTAACGATGGTATAACAGAAGTTCCCGTACCCGCTTTCAAAGGAGTATGGACGCCGGGCACATATTGGTACTATGATGAAGTTGTATGCAATGGCAGTACATGGATATGTATTGCAGACAAAACAATCCAAGAACCAACAGACAATTCTACTGATTGGCTTAAATATGTCTCTAAGGGAGAAACGGGTGTCAAGGGCGACAAAGGCGATAAGGGTGATAAGGGTGATACAGGTGCAACCGGGGCAAAAGGCGACAAAGGTGATACAGGACCGACCGGATCGCAAGGTATTCCCGGCACATCACAGTATTTTCACGTAAAGTACTCCGCTAATGCGAACGGTAATCCGATGTCTGACACTCCGAATACTTATATCGGTACAGCGGTAACAACTAGTGCGACCGCTCCAACCGGATACGCTTCTTATAAGTGGGTACAGTTGAAAGGCTCGCAAGGTCCTAAAGGGGAACAAGGTATTGCCGGACCAACCGGAGCCAACGGACAAACTTCCTACTTACACATCAAGTACTCGGACAACGGTACGACGTTTACCGCTAACAACGGTGAAACACCGGGCGCGTACATCGGACAATATACCGACTTCACGGCGGCAGACAGCAATACGTTTTCCGCTTATACATGGACGAAGGTCAAGGGCGACAAAGGCGATAAGGGTGATAAGGGTGATACAGGTGCAACCGGGGCAAAAGGCGACAAAGGTGATACAGGACCGACCGGATCGCAAGGTATTCCCGGCACATCACAGTATTTTCACGTAAAGTACTCCGCTAATGCGAACGGTAATCCGATGTCTGACACTCCGAATACTTATATCGGTACAGCGGTAACAACTAGTGCGACCGCTCCAACCGGATACGCTTCTTATAAGTGGGTACAGTTGAAAGGCTCGCAAGGTCCTAAAGGGGAACAAGGTATTGCCGGACCAACCGGAGCCAACGGACAAACTTCCTACTTACACATCAAGTACTCGGACAACGGTACGACGTTTACCGCTAACAACGGTGAAACACCGGGCGCGTACATCGGACAATATACCGACTTCACGGCGGCAGACAGCAATACGTTTTCCGCTTATACATGGACGAAGGTCAAGGGCGACAAAGGCGATAAGGGTGATAAGGGTGATACAGGTGCAACCGGGGCAAAAGGCGACAAAGGTGATACAGGACCGACCGGATCGCAAGGTATTCCCGGCACATCACAGTATTTTCACGTAAAGTACTCCGCTAATGCGAACGGTAATCCGATGTCTGACACTCCGAATACTTATATCGGTACAGCGGTAACAACTAGTGCGACCGCTCCAACCGGATACGCTTCTTATAAGTGGGTACAGTTGAAAGGCTCGCAAGGTCCTAAAGGGGAACAAGGTATTGCCGGACCAACCGGAGCCAACGGACAAACTTCCTACTTACACATCAAGTACTCGGACAACGGTACGACGTTTACCGCTAACAACGGTGAAACACCGGGCGCGTACATCGGACAATATACCGACTTCACGGCGGCAGACAGCAATACGTTTTCCGCTTATACATGGACGAAGGTCAAAGGCGACAAAGGCGATAAGGGTGATAAGGGTGATACAGGTGCAACCGGGGCTACTGGGCTTCCCGGTGCCCTTATCCGTCCGCGCGGTGAGTGGAAAGCAAACACCAACTATGTTAACAACACGCAGTATCGAGATACTATCATCTACAACGGTAATACTTATTCGTGTCGTGCGGATCATAATTCCGGTTCTTCTTTCGATGTAACGAAATGGACTTTGTTTAACGAATTTATAAATGTCGCTACGCAGTTGTTAGTAGCTCAAAATGCGACGATCGACATATTAGGAACATCGGGTTTATTTGTCGGTAATCTATCAAAAACGCAGGGTTGGTTAATAAAAGGCGGCTCAATTAAGCATAATGTAACCGGGCTTGAATTAACAGCGGACGGAAAATTGTCACTTCCTGCAACGGGTGCGATGTTGGTTGGGAATAAGACGTTTATCAGTAACGGAAAGATTGTAACGGATTTTATCGATGTTGATAAATTAGCAGTTACTAACTTAGCAGCAATAAAAGGCACGATTGCAGGTTTTGAGATTGCGAATAATCGTATCGGAGTTGCAGATAGCGACAAAGGAGGTGTGTATTCTGGGTTATCTCTTAACAGAGATTTTATTAAGTTTTCCGAGTCGGATACATGGGTAGGCATAGGCACTAATGTGTTTCCATCGTCAACCGGAATGAAGTGTCTGGCACGATGCGAATATACAGGGAATGTAAATTCGGGTGTAGCTTTATACGCAAAATTTAGACCTAAAGAAGCTTCTAGCTGGTATGCACAACGTGCTATTCAATATGACGGGAATGTTTTTGGAATAGGTCGGCGCGCTATTTTTGAAGATGGTTATGTTGGAGCAGCCTACACGGATATAATAACAAGTAATATAGCGAATACTCATACTTATGTATTTACCTCGATCTCGTCCACATTAGTAGCGATTAATCTTCCGGGACGTGCTCAACTAGAGAAGCTCGGAATTTCTAATAACACTTTCTTCGAGTTGCGGATAATGGTTACCTGGGAACCCGGTTCTAATAAATGGCTAAGAATTAAAGGCTGCACAGATGGTCGCCTGTTGATGGGCGTCAATGTTGCAAATGCGAATCTATGGGGAGATGGTTGTGCTGATATTTCAGGTGGGAATATGTTTAGAATAAGATATATGAATAGTCACTATTACCTATAA
- a CDS encoding tyrosine-type recombinase/integrase, with protein MATVGFYLDTRREKKDGTFPVKLQVRHKGQIMLCTDFCATPETWTGTEYNKNAKNHKAKNVAIRNLINRVEMLLVILDDNQKLKGMSDKALKDYILKSIKNESTCKTFVSYIDEFVATKTKENTIVLYKATKNKILAYDPTCTFETMTRKWLESFNKWLKDTGIKTNSISIHLRNIRAVFNHAIDNEETELYPFRKFTIEREETRKRSLKPDQLITLRDFNGEEYQKEYQDIFMLMFYLIGINAIDLFNLKQIVDGRIEYKREKTGKLYSIKVEPEAMEIINRYKGNKFLLNTLETNDYNYRKYMAAMNRGLQKLGNFERKGLGGKKIRDILFPDITSYWARHTWATIAHKIGISKDVISLALGHEFGCKTTGIYIDYDLEQIDKANRKVIDYINSLK; from the coding sequence ATGGCAACAGTTGGTTTTTACTTAGACACTCGCAGAGAAAAGAAAGATGGGACATTTCCGGTTAAACTACAAGTCAGACACAAAGGGCAAATAATGTTATGTACTGATTTTTGCGCTACACCGGAAACATGGACGGGCACAGAGTATAATAAGAACGCAAAGAATCATAAAGCTAAGAACGTAGCGATTCGGAATCTTATTAATCGTGTTGAAATGTTACTTGTTATACTTGACGATAATCAGAAGTTAAAAGGAATGAGCGACAAAGCGTTAAAAGACTACATTCTAAAATCTATCAAAAATGAATCTACCTGTAAAACTTTCGTAAGCTATATAGATGAGTTTGTAGCTACAAAAACAAAAGAAAATACAATCGTTCTATATAAAGCTACAAAAAATAAGATTCTTGCCTATGATCCGACCTGTACATTTGAAACGATGACAAGGAAATGGCTAGAATCGTTCAATAAATGGCTAAAAGATACCGGAATAAAAACAAACTCGATTTCAATCCATTTAAGGAATATTAGGGCGGTTTTCAATCACGCGATAGATAATGAGGAAACGGAACTATATCCATTTAGAAAGTTCACAATAGAAAGGGAGGAAACTAGAAAACGATCGTTAAAGCCGGATCAACTTATTACCCTAAGAGATTTCAACGGAGAAGAATATCAAAAGGAGTATCAAGACATATTCATGCTTATGTTTTATCTAATCGGAATAAACGCAATAGACTTATTTAACCTCAAGCAAATAGTTGACGGACGCATAGAATATAAACGAGAAAAAACCGGAAAGCTATACTCTATCAAAGTAGAACCGGAAGCAATGGAGATAATAAACAGGTATAAAGGAAATAAATTTCTACTAAACACGCTCGAAACCAACGATTACAATTATAGAAAGTATATGGCAGCAATGAATAGAGGTTTGCAAAAACTGGGAAATTTCGAACGAAAAGGATTAGGCGGGAAAAAGATTAGAGATATTTTATTTCCCGACATCACCTCGTATTGGGCGCGCCATACATGGGCTACAATAGCGCATAAAATAGGAATATCGAAAGATGTAATATCTTTAGCTTTGGGGCACGAGTTCGGATGCAAAACAACCGGAATTTATATAGATTACGATTTAGAGCAAATAGATAAAGCGAATAGAAAAGTAATAGATTATATTAATTCACTAAAATAA
- a CDS encoding D-Ala-D-Ala carboxypeptidase family metallohydrolase, giving the protein MKHFTIKELAHSDTALAKGIDNFPTAEAINNLTKLVDNVLDPLREKYGKPIRVSSGYRSAILNRSVNGATSSQHRLGEAADITVGSKEGNRKLFEIIKSELPFDQLIDEKDFSWVHVSFREGRNRKQILKL; this is encoded by the coding sequence ATGAAACACTTCACTATTAAAGAGCTTGCGCACTCCGATACGGCGTTAGCGAAAGGAATTGATAATTTCCCAACAGCAGAAGCTATCAACAATTTAACAAAGCTAGTAGATAATGTACTCGATCCGTTACGCGAGAAATACGGTAAACCGATCCGCGTTAGCTCTGGGTATCGCAGTGCAATTCTTAATCGTAGCGTTAATGGTGCGACATCTAGCCAACATCGACTAGGGGAAGCCGCCGATATTACGGTAGGAAGCAAAGAAGGGAACCGGAAGCTATTCGAAATAATCAAAAGCGAATTACCTTTCGACCAGTTAATCGACGAAAAGGATTTTTCTTGGGTACACGTGTCATTCAGAGAAGGACGTAATCGGAAACAAATACTAAAGCTATGA